Proteins from one Mixophyes fleayi isolate aMixFle1 chromosome 9, aMixFle1.hap1, whole genome shotgun sequence genomic window:
- the LOC142102138 gene encoding uncharacterized protein LOC142102138, which produces MEPDGVRPFRSSASRHAEEAPCSGLASEHEVDAGPGTCSPRMSAGQITMPSSLLSPFPELDTDLSKSFVSLLAGVSLKSPHEDQPNTHSSCPVNLNDSLESKETSLDSTAWPLQNPWSRDSELPPSNPLRHIPFQAERSVSMIEESKKSPVTSRAASSRYKTELCRTFHESGSCKYGSKCQFAHGTGELRGLNRHPKYKTELCRTYHTIGFCPYGSRCHFIHNAEEQRFSSGARGQRPPVLRHSISCSGIPSSSSSSSSSLSLFSSSLASSLTSLSPFSPASPVTPTSNPFASVCPSSPNSPPVTLGLTLYGPATSPPRPTVQNPVMGGLRLQLSPWKRGDPKTAERWDSLSEPEGDEESESACGSLQEGKRLPIFSFLAD; this is translated from the exons AGCACGAGGTGGACGCAGGACCCGGGACTTGCAGCCCCCGCATGTCTGCAGGACAGATTACCATGCCTTCCAGCCTGCTGAGCCCCTTCCCCGAGCTGGACACTGATCTGTCAAAG AGTTTTGTATCCCTGCTGGCCGGGGTAAGCTTGAAAAGTCCCCATGAGGATCAGCCGAACACACACTCCTCCTGTCCAGTCAACCTCAACGACAGCTTGGAGAGCAAAGAAACCTCGTTGGATTCCACTGCTTGGCCTCTGCAAAATCCATGGAGCCGCGATTCGGAGTTGCCCCCTTCAAACCCGCTACGTCACATCCCCTTCCAAGCGGAGCGCTCTGTCAGCATGATTGAGGAGAGTAAAAAGTCTCCCGTCACCTCTAGAGCCGCCTCCTCCCGCTACAAGACTGAGCTGTGCCGCACTTTCCACGAGAGCGGTTCTTGCAAGTACGGCTCGAAGTGTCAGTTTGCCCACGGAACTGGGGAGCTCAGGGGGCTGAACCGTCATCCCAAGTACAAGACGGAGCTGTGCAGAACTTATCACACCATCGGCTTCTGTCCGTACGGCTCACGCTGTCACTTTATCCACAATGCCGAGGAACAAAGATTCAGCAGTGGCGCTAGGGGGCAGCGCCCTCCCGTCCTGAGACACAGTATTAGCTGCTCGGGGATACCCTCgtcctcatcatcctcatcctcctcgctctccctcttctcctcttcCCTTGCCTCTTCCCTCACTTCCTTGTCCCCCTTTTCTCCTGCCAGCCCGGTTACGCCCACTTCCAATCCTTTTGCCAGTGTCTGTCCTTCTTCGCCAAATTCCCCACCTGTCACCCTAGGCCTAACCTTGTATGGGCCAGCGACGTCTCCTCCTCGCCCCACTGTTCAGAACCCGGTGATGGGTGGGCTACGACTCCAGCTATCTCCTTGGAAGCGAGGGGACCCCAAGACAGCTGAAAGATGGGATTCTCTGTCCGAGCCGGAGGGCGATGAAGAATCCGAGTCCGCCTGTGGTAGTTTGCAGGAAGGAAAGCGCCTCCCAATATTTAGCTTTCTGGCAGACTGA